The nucleotide sequence GCGTGCTGGTATGACTACATGCCACCCTTGCAGGACCCCGGTAGAATCGGGTGCCAAACGTACTAGCCACGGTCCTCCAGTCCAGGACCTGACTCTCTATCGGAGCCTTGCTGGTGCTCTACAGTTTCTAACTATCACTCGGCCTGACATATCTTATTCTGTTCAGCAAATATGCCTAAATATGCACGATCCTCGAGAACAACACATGCACACCCTTAGACGAGTTATACGCTATATACAGGGCACTACTGATCTTGGATTACAGTTGTACTCATCATCTACCTCCACCTTGGTTGCCTACTCTGACGCTGACTGTGCCGGTTGCCCAACCACTAGACGATCCACTTCTGGTTACTGTGTTTTTCTCGGTAACAACCTACTCTCCTGGTCATCTAAGAGACAACTCACACCCTCTCGCTCCAGCGCCGAAGCAGAGTATCGTGGGGTTGCCAACGCGGTTGCAGAAACTTGTTGGATTCGTAATCTTCTCAGAGAGTTGCATTGCCCTCTTACTACTGCTACTTTGGTTTATTGTGATAACATCAGTTCCGTATATTTGGCCTCCAACCCGGTTTAACATCAGCGAACCAAACACATTGAGATTGACATCCACTTTGTTCTTGATCTTGGTGCTCAGGGTCAAGTACGGGTCCTTCATGTTCCATCCAGGTACCAGTTTGCTTACATCTTCAACAAAGGCCTGCCGTATGCGTTGTTTGATGACTTCAGATTCAGTTTGAACGTTC is from Rutidosis leptorrhynchoides isolate AG116_Rl617_1_P2 chromosome 10, CSIRO_AGI_Rlap_v1, whole genome shotgun sequence and encodes:
- the LOC139872730 gene encoding uncharacterized mitochondrial protein AtMg00810-like, translating into MTDEYTTLINNSTWTLVPHPSNTNIVRSMWLFKHKLNADFGGYSTLARSSARCQDAFLHGQLLETVYMHQPPGFQDPKYPNHVSLLQKSLYGLKQVISSLHKEFLMTDLGPLNYFLGIHVTRTTSGMSLSQWKYAIEIIERAGMTTCHPCRTPVESGAKRTSHGPPVQDLTLYRSLAGALQFLTITRPDISYSVQQICLNMHDPREQHMHTLRRVIRYIQGTTDLGLQLYSSSTSTLVAYSDADCAGCPTTRRSTSGYCVFLGNNLLSWSSKRQLTPSRSSAEAEYRGVANAVAETCWIRNLLRELHCPLTTATLVYCDNISSGQVRVLHVPSRYQFAYIFNKGLPYALFDDFRFSLNVRSTTAPTMGEC